The sequence tagaagcactgcataTATGTGGTACGTTTCCTTCaattcttaaaggggctgtccactttcagcaaataattgatatggtttggtAATGAAAATGTGTACAGTTCCACCTATTGTCTGTAGATGTGGCTTCATGTTATTGCTAGGGAATATTCTAATACAAAATGGCACATTTACTTCTTAAATTGAACCATGATTCCATTCGCAGCACATTTATTAATGGTTCTAGATACTATTTTGTTCTAAGGAGTCTGGAGAATGAATGCCAAGTGGGACAATATTTTGGCCTAACTTTTAGCTGTCCCAAAGTCGAAAAAGTAAGTTGTATCAACTCACTCACTGAAAAATTTGGCACATATTGTGACTTCCTATAAATGAGTTGTGGTGCTATATACACTTAATTCCCATCTAAGCAGGACCTTGGCCCATCTAGCTCCTGTAGAAATAAATGAAGTGCTGACCAAGCATTGATGGCCTATGCAGGCTCCACTTTTGTGTTTATCCTGGGCCAACCTGCCTATTCCAAGATCTCAGCCCCCCATGATCAGATATTTATtggcctatcctgtggattgttcgaacctggacaacctctttatcCGCCTGATCATTTCCATTGAGTTTTGCAGCAACTATCAAAATTGACAGTGGTGCAGTCATAGCAGTGCAAAACaatattttagggaaaaaaaGGAGACGTGGAAGCATCCTAACACATATTATGCTCATTAGTGGGCAGAGGGAATAGAACTAAGAAATTCCCTTCTATCTGTGTCGGTTTCAAGGATACAGCACATATATTAATACTGAGCTGTGTAATGAGACATTTGGGATAAAAGTCTGGGGGAGATGGTTACCCTGCTCAGTGTGTAAATTATTCATAGTAAGCGATCCTAATAAAGCAAGAACCACCAGTGGATATTAAGGAATCCAGACGTCAATCAGTCTTTCTCAGGGTCCTACGTTTCTGCTGGTTTGATGCCATTTTGTGTCCGTTTCCATCCAGATGTATTTCACCTTTTTAGAAGTTCCCAAAGGAAGCTATAAAGGAAAGACAAATACATGAAGAAAATAAATCTCAAACTGTAGGAGTGGCCCTGGCGGTGAACACAACTGTAAGTTACAATAAATATACTTTTAGAAACCTCTACCGGCGCTCTCTCTTTGACACATGATACCATTGCACTGCCTGCATCATTTATGACGAAATAAGGGGTAACTGTAAATATTTATTAAGTGGGTAAAATTGTGGGGGTACAATATAATAACTTATTcaggggatatagtatatactataatataataaggggtcaCAGTGTATTTGTTGATATGTGCGAGTGGTATAgagtggtcatttgtggtgttaggggtatagataatatatagacagatttggtaagctctgtgtagcgctgcataatctttgtgtgctatataaacaaaggaattactattattatttttatagagaGGGCACAATGAGGTCAGTTTGTGGTATCAGTGTATTTTCAGGAAAGcagatattttcataattttagcttctttccagtgaggGCCAGCAGTAGGTCCTCCAAggataattcagccctgtttactcattctccctcttcctacagtcccaagtagtaagtatcaaaatatgactgaaagcagcatcttttaagttgcttggaactgcaggaagattctttgagtcctgtctggtgtgctggggtgatggcccgggtgcccacagaaagggctctgagtgccgcctctggcacccgtgccataggttagccatcactgatatacagGGTATAATAAAAAGGTCAGGACGGTGGAATATGTTGTAAAATACACATtggataaaaaaactaaaaatacacaggtcaaatatttttcaaaaatatattaaatgataCCAAACTTCATTCGGAACCTGGGGAATCCGAATCCGTAATAAAAAATGTGAGTTCCCATTTAAGATGTTAAAGTTACCCCTTGCCACACCCCGAGTTTGTTATtagtttttttaacctttttgttacaccatGTACATTTATGCGCAGGTATTCACTgcttgtatgtatttatgtgtgcaaTATATTAATTGTTGATATATATTTAGGTGTGCAGTATATTTATAGTAAATATTTATATCTGGGGGATATATTGATATGTACAATATATTCACTGCTAATATAAGATCACATGTTTGGTATATTCACTTTTGGTATACCAAAGTGCTTTGTCCTGGGACTGGGTGTAATCCAAGATCATTACGGGTCATCATAAGTTACGTGGAAAGTAATTTATGACAACAATTGTCTTCATGGATCAACCTTTCCTGTACCTTGACTAAGTAGTTGCAGATTACGGACTTCCTCACGCACTTGCAGTTGTAAAACCTGTTGTAGAACCTCTTGCCGCTGAGACTCATGGATGATCCCCATGCGCTGCAACTTCTCTGCGTTGAGCCTCAGCAGAGCTCGGCCTGAGAAAGGAACATACCGGGGTTGTTAGATTGCTTTGCTTGTATGGTTACTAAATGCATAATAAATTATGTATACTACATTGTAGTAAATGGAGCGTGCTGAATGTAGAAGTAAACAGTACAGTCACTCATTTTCTAACATAATAGACTCTCTAAAAGAGACAGGTGACTTTGTGATTTATAATCTGCAAATTATACTTCGATAGaactatatacatacacttaCATTTGACTCCCTGTTTcacaaagaattaaaaaatatattgtaatgtgttatttttagaaatgtttttgCCTCAATGTAAAGATTTTAATTCTTCTTCATAGACCAGGATTCCATTTTTGTAGATATCCTGGTTCTCTATAGATCATCCACAGGCTCCGATTCAGTCCTCCATCTAAAGATCCTTATTTTCTCATCCCTATCTACTGTATACAGCATTTCTCTGTATCCTAAATCCAATTTCTCTCCCCTACAGAACATGATTCCTCTCTCTATAGATGTTGTCTGTTTTCTATATATCACTACCCTGATTATTTACTTACATACGGTAAATGTTCTAATTTTCTCCTATTTAGATGCCGATTCTCTCCTTACTATAGATCACCAGTTAGCATTTCTGCAGAGAGGAAATAATCTATTTCCTTTGTTGTTATAGATAACTATACCAAATTCCCTAAAGATATGTATTCTCTGCTCTGCATAGGTCTTGACTCTTTCTTCTTTATAAACTGTATCCCTATTCTTTCTATAGATTGAGATTTATAGGACTATTCCTATCCTCAGTTTAGCTTTGTTACCTCTTTTGCTTATAGCCGCTGATTGTCTTGTTTCTATAGATGCTAATTTTCTCATTTATATAGATCTTGATTATCACCTCTCCATAGATTCCTATAGATGCGGATTATCTCATCCCTATATATCCTAATCCTTTTCCCTATTCAGCATGTAGTTGTCTGGATTCTGAGCTTATCCTTCCTTCATCACTTCACTGTTCCATTTGCGTCTttctgctccctcccctcttcctaaTCTCCTTCTCCTGGGGGCAGATTGTGCCCTCTCAGTACTTTATCTGCACTGTACATTAAGACTTTTAGTCCATGCTGCCCCAGGATACAGATCCCACAGTGTGTGCTGGTGCGTGTCTGCTGGAATTTACCAGCAGTCGGCTGAAGGGCTGTGACACAAAGCCCGCTAGGCTGTACTAATATGCTATGCAGCTGACCTTCTGACAAGAATGGGAGTTGTATACCAAGTTCTCGAAGGCGATTCCCTAACAGGAATGCATTATTACAAGATGCTGGGACCTGTAATTTTTTGATGTATGTAGAAAAACAATAACTATGAGTAAGTAATTTAGAGCTACCTGTAATGGCATGGTGAGAGAAGGCCTCGACGTAGGTGAGATAATTGTGTGGACAGTGTTTCTTCAGCCACTTGCACACGTCCTGCTGAGTCCATAGGACGACAGGTTTCGTGAGGCAGCTAAAGGATGGACTAGTGTGATATATACCATATTGATCGCTGGGTCTGACCTGcacaggggaaaaaaagaaattccTTATTCCAGGAGTGATGTAGCCTCAAGTTCCTGCCCCAGAAATGGTAATCCCTGACCTCCCAGTGGGCATTAATAACATTCATTCACGCGCTGCACATTTAGACCATACAGTATGTTTGCACCTTAATAACACATCTGTACCTTTATCTACTTCCTCAGTACAGCAATGTCAAGTAttatacatatagcagtagatgtACCGCACTGCGCCTTACTCATTTCACGCATCGCCAAGTCTAAATGATTAGTGAAACACCTCACCATAATAATGAGATAACCCAATTAACCTCATTGTC comes from Engystomops pustulosus chromosome 6, aEngPut4.maternal, whole genome shotgun sequence and encodes:
- the SAMD10 gene encoding sterile alpha motif domain-containing protein 10, whose amino-acid sequence is MFTDLRARIGERETAGRGDYSPERGGMDAAAHFRFCQSLLEHTVSAENLNHRFRREIGNSLTWHDGRGQRSTGSRTIKLLKQPGTEVSQVRPSDQYGIYHTSPSFSCLTKPVVLWTQQDVCKWLKKHCPHNYLTYVEAFSHHAITGRALLRLNAEKLQRMGIIHESQRQEVLQQVLQLQVREEVRNLQLLSQASFGNF